A genomic window from Elaeis guineensis isolate ETL-2024a chromosome 3, EG11, whole genome shotgun sequence includes:
- the LOC140856116 gene encoding uncharacterized protein: MRPTDAEIRQFATRKRPASGAGPSRPSKKPTPAPPTVEASATDQSEPVIALAAPTVQAEERLTEEAAEGISAVSPVRVEPDDVQEIEHRPMASVGATEGAGSNSSVPSLPVPSVGAANRGKAPMEPAEEDRSGSRSMPPSAYYPEGASALADHNLARRLCQGILLPADVESLRSRQVAEMLSRFYPTMVELIFTMSELEAGYRRFDNVRAAFKEKSAAAEAERAMLADQLQQSADREAKLIDEVSRLESELRSAKKEAKHKGRAVRRLRRERDGATAELQGEREQLRGSLEKLAEAEEELSIAQIDAELARVEAESAR; encoded by the exons atgaggccgacggatgccgagattcggcagttcgccacgaggaagaggccagcgtcgggggccggcccttcgcgcccttcaaAGAAACCAACCccagctccgccaaccgtcgaggcgtcggcgaccgaccagtcggagccggtcatagccctcgcggctccgacggtccAAGCTGAGGAGAGGCTgactgaggaggcggccgaaggaatatcggcggtttcgccggtgcgggtggagccggatgatgtTCAGGAAATCGAACATCGTCCgatggcgtccgttggcgcaacggagggcgccgggtcgaactccagcgtgccGTCGCTGCCAGTCCCATCGGTTGGGGCAGCtaatcgggggaaagccccgatggagcccgcggaggaagataggtcggggagccgctcaatgcctcccagcgcatactaccccgagggtgcgtcggcgttggccgaccacaaccttgcgaggaggttgtgccaagggatcctcctcccagccgacgtagagtcgctgcggtctcggcaggtggccgagatgctgtcgcggttctacccgacgatggttgag ctgatcttcacaatgtccgaactggaggccgggtaccggaggttcgacaacgttcgggcagccttcaaggagaagtcggcagcggccgaggctgagagggcaatgttggccgaccaactccagcagtcggccgaccgggaggctaaGTTaatcgacgaggtctcccggcttgagtccgaactccggtcggccaagaaggaggccaagcacaaaggtcgggccgtgcgtcgcctTCGACGTGAACGAGATGGTGCCActgccgaactccaaggggaacgcgagcaacttcggggcagcctggagaagctcgcggaagccgaagaggagctgtccatcgcccagatcgacgccgaattGGCGAGggtcgaggcggagtcggcgaggtag
- the LOC105041184 gene encoding uncharacterized protein, producing MAGLLSRRLRLFPFLQTVRPCFPLSPAERLEVSFYLPMEHGRGGAIGEHWVPTMQVSRSYARERTHYDLFGSGRPGEQEFRKAWAKEMDEDDCLWTASEDEDEEDNEKNKSNLEKEIKKLRKTAKENADLIDADDSDELRSLCPESDEEMTLWSGSEWDDDDDIPTEAHPNERSDPHIDKLFEFEETPKYRSISELLKAEKEPPELSPGKQARKLAVENALKKLKKGPDGRYVNVLEVMSDIDILIGAFENIVSGPEYAELREGGPKRLNLQFFKDIQARMRDPNFKFSPELKLKPKKKLVPRKKWQKAQSRRRKNERR from the exons ATGGCTGGACTGTTAAGTCGCCGCCTACGCTTGTTTCCGTTCCTCCAGACCGTTCGACCCTGTTTTCCTCTATCTCCAGCCGAAAG ATTGGAAGTTTCATTTTATTTGCCGATGGAGCACGGAAGAGGAGGAGCCATTGGAGAACATTGGGTTCCCACCATGCAAG TATCCCGATCCTATGCTCGTGAACGCACACATTATGACTTGTTTGGTAGTGGAAGACCTGGTGAACAAGAATTCAGAAAAGCCTGGGCAAAGGAGATGGATGAGGATGACTGCCTGTGGACGGCAAGTGaggatgaagatgaagaagataatGAAAAGAATAAGAGCAATTTGGAGAAGGAAATTAAGAAATTGAGAAAGACAGCTAAGGAAAATGCAGACCTTATTGATGCCGATGACAGTGATGAGCTGAGAAGTTTATGCCCTGAAAGTGATGAGGAGATGACTTTGTGGAGTGGTAGTGAAtgggatgatgatgatgacattCCTACTGAGGCCCACCCAAATGAGCGCAGTGATCCACATATAGACAAATTGTTTGAGTTTGAGGAAACACCTAAATATCGATCCATCTCAGAGTTGTTGAAAGCTGAAAAGGAGCCTCCAGAGCTGTCTCCAGGGAAGCAAGCTAGAAAGCTTGCTGTAGAAAATGCACTGAAGAAGTTGAAGAAAGGGCCAGATGGCCGCTATGTAAATGTGTTGGAGGTCATGAGCGATATAGATATACTCATTGGAGCTTTTGAAAACATTGTTTCAGGACCAGAGTATGCAGAGCTGCGAGAGGGAGGGCCTAAAAGGCTAAACTTACAGTTCTTTAAGGATATACAGGCACGTATGAGAgatccaaattttaaattttctccTGAGTTAAAGTTAAAACCAAAGAAGAAATTAGTTCCAAGAAAAAAGTGGCAAAAAGCTCAGTCTAGACGAAGGAAAAATGAGAGACGATAA
- the LOC105041183 gene encoding uncharacterized protein, with amino-acid sequence MTRDEGFRVLKIQTYILKVSIHCDGCKQKVKKLLQKIEGVYSVSIDLENQRVAVSGNVDSETLIKKLAKSGKHAELWSQKTNTQEPKPNQQKQRRQFAAAQTGHKNNNDQGKQRLIQGLRAFKNQHNKLPSLSSDEEDYDDDDEVEGLDELPFLDMNPINFLRQTGNAAAIAKKNCHGNAGGNGNGGAGKKCGGNTYQHQIKNKDISQQKGIDISANGKIINGVHLGGGNPNAGVINGVHLGGGNPNAGEIRRINDKNGMTMGHHGLGRNNVGGFQGNGFPGYARFPSNGEGFGGHRQSPMMVNMQGYQAHPSSMMTNLRGYNNDMIMHESRHMQPQMMYHRSPQISPYTGYYPCYPNPYYPVNQSDNSDYGIHLFSDENTRGCIVM; translated from the exons ATGACTAGGGATGAAGGCTTCAGGGTCCTCAAAATCCAG ACGTACATACTCAAGGTGAGCATACACTGTGATGGATGCAAACAGAAAGTTAAGAAGCTCCTTCAAAAAATTGAAG GAGTCTACTCAGTAAGTATAGATTTGGAGAATCAGAGGGTTGCTGTTTCAGGAAATGTGGATTCTGAAACTCTGATAAAAAAGCTGGCCAAATCAGGCAAACATGCAGAGCTCTGGTCTCAGAAAACCAACACCCAAGAGCCCAAGCCCAACCAACAGAAGCAACGGAGGCAATTTGCTGCTGCCCAAACTGGCCACAAGAACAACAACGACCAAGGCAAGCAACGACTCATCCAAGGCCTCAGAGCCTTCAAGAATCAGCACAACAAGCTTCCCTCATTGAGCTCCGATGAGGAAGATTATGATGATGACGACGAAGTCGAAGGCTTAGATGAGCTGCCTTTCCTTGATATGAACCCAATCAATTTCCTGAGGCagacaggcaatgcagcagccaTTGCAAAGAAAAATTGCCATGGCAATGCAGGTGGGAATGGTAATGGTGGAGCTGGAAAGAAATGCGGAGGAAATACCTACCAGCAtcagataaagaacaaagatataTCCCAGCAAAAGGGCATTGACATTTCGGCCAATGGCAAGATCATCAATGGTGTACACTTGGGTGGTGGTAATCCTAATGCAGGGGTCATCAACGGTGTCCACCTGGGTGGCGGTAATCCTAATGCAGGGGAGATAAGAAGGATTAATGACAAAAATGGCATGACGATGGGTCATCATGGGCTTGGTCGAAACAATGTTGGTGGCTTTCAGGGAAATGGATTCCCTGGCTATGCAAGGTTCCCATCGAATGGTGAGGGATTTGGAGGGCACCGTCAGTCCCCCATGATGGTGAACATGCAAGGGTATCAGGCCCATCCATCATCCATGATGACCAACTTGAGGGGGTACAATAATGACATGATCATGCATGAGAGCAGACACATGCAACCCCAGATGATGTATCATAGGTCCCCTCAGATATCTCCTTACACTGGCTACTACCCTTGCTACCCAAATCCCTACTATCCCGTCAATCAGTCGGACAATAGCGATTATGGCATTCATCTTTTCAGTGATGAGAACACCAGGGGCTGTATTGTGATGTAA